The following proteins are co-located in the Polystyrenella longa genome:
- a CDS encoding beta-ketoacyl-[acyl-carrier-protein] synthase family protein yields MVAGKHQKRFVITGVGVVSPIGIGRDQFWNSLLVGASGIDRLTSLPYSDLPTNLAAEVKNFHPEEFVRHNKFLKTMSRDIQLGVAAASLAMKDSGLKDNGIAPDRLGVVFGAGRISTSPDDLSEAASSCVDEDDEFEMTRWGEGGMGKMFPLWLLKQLPNMAACHVSIEHNARGPNNTITSRESSALLALNEAIYTIQRGAADCMIVGACSSNVHPVDIAKLSLFELLAKGAEDPKSACRPFDFNRTGTVVGEGSAVFVVEDYEHARKRGAEIYAEVLGVGAGCDGNEEMNGGPGTGIVQAVKQSIRKAEIEPREIGHINAHGKSTLQDDLVEARAYHRLFNDDTIKIPVTALKSYFGNFDAGSGAVELAGSILALHYGKVPQTLNYCHPDPGCRLNVIHGEPHTMKAPVALSVNRTQIGQSVAALLRAM; encoded by the coding sequence ATGGTGGCTGGGAAGCATCAAAAACGATTCGTCATCACTGGCGTAGGAGTCGTTTCGCCTATCGGAATCGGGCGGGACCAGTTCTGGAATAGCTTGCTGGTAGGTGCCTCGGGAATTGACCGACTCACTTCATTGCCGTATTCCGATCTGCCGACTAACCTCGCTGCGGAAGTCAAAAACTTCCACCCCGAAGAATTTGTTCGGCATAACAAATTCTTGAAGACGATGTCTCGCGATATTCAACTTGGCGTCGCCGCGGCCTCTTTGGCGATGAAGGATTCGGGGCTTAAAGATAACGGCATCGCTCCTGACCGGTTGGGCGTGGTCTTTGGTGCTGGCCGCATCTCCACTTCACCGGACGATCTTTCCGAAGCAGCTTCCAGCTGTGTAGACGAAGACGACGAGTTCGAAATGACTCGTTGGGGTGAAGGAGGCATGGGCAAGATGTTCCCCCTCTGGTTATTGAAACAGCTACCGAATATGGCTGCCTGTCACGTCTCCATCGAACATAATGCGCGTGGACCGAACAACACCATTACTTCACGCGAATCGTCTGCATTGCTCGCGCTGAATGAAGCCATCTATACCATTCAACGTGGCGCTGCCGATTGCATGATCGTCGGTGCGTGCAGTTCCAATGTCCATCCGGTTGACATCGCTAAACTGAGCCTGTTCGAGTTATTGGCTAAAGGGGCTGAAGATCCCAAGTCCGCATGCCGTCCTTTCGACTTCAATCGAACGGGAACTGTCGTCGGTGAAGGCTCCGCTGTGTTTGTTGTTGAAGACTACGAGCACGCTCGAAAACGGGGCGCGGAAATCTATGCTGAAGTCCTGGGCGTCGGCGCTGGTTGCGATGGCAACGAAGAAATGAACGGCGGGCCGGGTACCGGAATTGTACAAGCAGTGAAACAGTCCATTCGGAAAGCCGAAATTGAACCACGGGAAATTGGCCACATCAACGCGCACGGTAAAAGCACCCTGCAAGATGATCTTGTCGAAGCTCGGGCTTACCACCGCCTTTTTAACGACGACACCATCAAGATTCCAGTCACTGCATTGAAAAGCTACTTCGGTAACTTCGACGCGGGAAGTGGTGCGGTGGAACTGGCGGGAAGTATTCTCGCCTTACATTACGGTAAAGTGCCGCAGACGCTGAACTACTGCCATCCCGACCCGGGTTGCCGGTTGAATGTCATTCATGGCGAGCCACATACCATGAAGGCACCAGTTGCACTTAGCGTCAACCGAACTCAGATCGGCCAGAGCGTTGCTGCACTTTTACGTGCGATGTAA